Part of the Takifugu rubripes unplaced genomic scaffold, fTakRub1.2, whole genome shotgun sequence genome, CAGGTCCCGGCTCAGGACCAGCCTTTCCCCCTGTCTGTTGTCAGAGAGGAGTCCAATATTCCCCGCTTCAACGAGGACAAGAAATGGGTTTACCCTTCAGAGCAGATGTTCTGGAACGCCATGCTGAGGAAAGGGTGAGTCCAAAGTGCTGCTGCGTCCTTGGTGAGAACGTGCAGTTTCTCCAGGCAGGAgcatctgctggagcatctgctggagcatctgcaggagcatctgctggagctccaggcaggaacatctgctggagcatctgccggagctccaggctggagcatctgctggagcatctgccggagctccaggctggagcatctgcaggagctccgggcaggaacatctgctggagcatctgccggagctccaggctggagcatctgcaggagctccgggcaggaacatctgctggagcatctgcCGGAGCTCcgggcaggaacatctgctggagcatctgcaggagctccgggcaggaacatctgctggagcatctgctggagcatctgcCGGAGCTCCAGGCAGGAacatctgctggagcatctgcCGGAGCTCCAGGCAGGAacatctgctggagcatctgccggagctccaggctggagcatctgcaggagctccgggcaggaacatctgctggagcatctgcCGGAGCTCCAGCATGTGAAAGAACATGCGACTGTAAATATCTACAAAAAGATCTTTTCTCTTAAACGTGTTCAGCACCGCAACAACAAGAACAAGACCGAAGACTCTGTCACATGACCCACAGCCTCATCTGTGAGCTGAGCTGGACCCTGACTGGGCCCTGACTGGgccctgactggaccctgactggaccctgactgggcCCTGACTGGgccctgactggaccctgactgggcCCTGACTGGGCCCTGACTGGgccctgactggaccctgactgggcCCTGACTGCAGTTTTGCCCCAAACTGAGTAGAAAAGGTGACCCGTCAGTGACCTCTAGAGGTTGGatagaaggtcaaaggtcattgtgGACGAACCAAAACGAACAACATACAAGCGTGAATGTGACTTGACTCCGTGTACGGAGGTGACGGCCCAGGTGGGCCTGCTGCCCCGGTCCTGCCCCCGTTGAGCGATGgtgcctctgtgctgcaggtggcgCTGGCGTGACGACGACCTGAGCGCTCCAGACATGTCCAACATCATTAAaatccacaacaacaacaacgagcAGGCGTGGCAGGAGATCCTCAAGTGGGAGGCCATGCACGCCAGGTAAGGCCATGCACGCCAGGTAAGGCCATGCACGCCAGGTAGGCGCTGCCCGTGGGGCCCAGCGGATCTGCTCGGGGGTGTTAGCGGGCCCAGCGGATCTGCTCTGGGGTGTTAGCGGGCCCAGCGGATCTGCTCTGGGGTGTTAGCGGGCCCAGCGGATCTGCTCGGGGGTGTTAGCGGGCCCAGCGGATCTGCTCGGGGGTGTTAGCGGGCCCAGCGGATCTGCTCTGGGGTGTTAGCGGGCCCAGCGGATCTGCTCTGGGGTGTTAGCGGGCCCAGCGGATCTGCTCGGGGGTGTTAGCGGGCCCAGCGGATCTGCTCGGGGGTGTTAGCGTCTTTATTTACCCCTTTTCCCCACGTGGTCCTGCAGAGAATGTCCCTGTGGTCCCACCCTGAAGAGGTTCGGTGGCAAGGCTAAGGAGTACTCGCCCCGGGCTCGGGTCCGCCACTGGATGGGGTGAGCTGGCCACGCTGCGGACGCAcctgtgactcacctgtgggTTGGCAGCTCCATCCTAATTGCTGTGATGCTCCCTCTCCGTAGTTACGAGCTGCCTTTCGACCGCCACGACTGGATCATCGACCGCTGCGGGACGGAGGTGCGATACGTCATCGACTACTACGATGGGGAGATCGACAAGGACACGTACCGCTTCTCCATCCTGGACGTGCGTCCCGCCTTTGATTCTTTAGGGGCCGTCTGGGACCGCATGAAGGTGGCCTGGTGGCGCTGGACCTCCTGAAGACAGAGGAGACGTGCACGTTAATGAGACATGCACATAAGGACAGAGAGGACCAGGACTTCCTGAGTGGACGGGTCAAAAACCTTGTATAGAAAAAGACTCCTAAAATAAAAGGGATTAAAAGCCCTCCTCACTTTAAAAGGGTTGATGTGTGTGGGCCAGCGTTGctctccagtgtgtgtgtgtgtgtgtgtgtgtgcgctgtgtgtgtgtgtgtgtgcactgtgtGCGCTGTGTCTGTTGGCCTGTAAATTAAattatcaataaaataaaacaacaccaTTAAAAGTGAAACCAGATTGTTTTTAAATTGTGACCCAGTTTCCAAACTTAACACATTAACTCCGTTTTAAATTGATGACGTTAGGTGTAATTCCACATGGGGCCGCGCGGGGGCGCTGTTGCCACTGGCAGCGTCCCAACGAGCTTCAGCCAAACCTGAGACCATCCATTGGATTTACCCTCAGTCAACATGACCCAGGCGCGCGCGCGCCTCTGCTGGGctgtagtagcaacagtagcagcgtCGGACCAGCGGgagtcacctgtgtctctgcagctgtatccaggctcctgctgggctgtagtagcaacagtagcagcgtCGGACCAGCGGGAGTCACCTGTGTCCTCGCAGCTGTATccaggctcctgctgggctgtagtagcaacagtagcagcgtCGGACCAGCGGgagtcacctgtgtctctgcagctgtatccaggctcctgctgggctgtagtagcaacagtagcagcgtCGGACCAGCGGgagtcacctgtgtctctgcagctgtatccaggctcctgctgggctgtagtagcaacagtagcagcgtCGGACCAGCGGgagtcacctgtgtctctgcagctgtatcccaggctcctgctgggctgtagtagcaacagtagcagcgtCGGACCAGCGGgagtcacctgtgtctctgcagctgtatccaggctcctgctgggctgtagtagcaacagtagcagcgtCGGACCAGCGGgagtcacctgtgtctctgcagctgtatccaggctcctgctgggctgtagtagcaacagtagcagcgtCGGACCAGCGGgagtcacctgtgtctctgcagctgtatccaggctcctgctgggctgtagtagcaacagtagcagcgtCGGACCAGCGGGAGTCACCTGTGTTCTCTGCAGCTGTATccaggctcctgctgggctgtagtagcaacagtagcagcgtCAGACCAGCGGgagtcacctgtgtctctgcagctgtatccaggctcctgctgggctgtagtagcaacag contains:
- the LOC101061825 gene encoding cytochrome c-type heme lyase, whose translation is MGASSSAAAPAVRAEATVDAPPQGCPMHQHPQPKAAPPPECPMHRAPAGPAHQDRAYEFVECPMKAARNGQSDIDPTNMMPPPNQVPAQDQPFPLSVVREESNIPRFNEDKKWVYPSEQMFWNAMLRKGWRWRDDDLSAPDMSNIIKIHNNNNEQAWQEILKWEAMHARECPCGPTLKRFGGKAKEYSPRARVRHWMGYELPFDRHDWIIDRCGTEVRYVIDYYDGEIDKDTYRFSILDVRPAFDSLGAVWDRMKVAWWRWTS